In Bacteroidetes bacterium SB0662_bin_6, the following proteins share a genomic window:
- a CDS encoding alpha/beta hydrolase, whose amino-acid sequence MEDQWEIPEPLATAEIAVTDGATSVLRRHGNPDGPRLVLCHGNGLAADLYYPFWSLLADRFDIVLYDLRNHGWSSSTDIRTHNIATFVSDNAHIFQGIDRHFGEKPKIGVFHSLSAVVALNHEPPGEEFAALVLFDPPIYPPSGDPLEVDALWRRSGIVAQMRQEWFGSHEDFADMLRRLPTFGRLQPGVVELFAETTLRPASRGRGYKLRCPREYESCIFEYSFAYNFEPHAHDIACPIKVIGGDPTMPLSFLPSMDLTGLAGLDYDFVPETTHFLQLENPRECAEIMLEFLEDQGVA is encoded by the coding sequence ATGGAAGATCAATGGGAAATACCGGAACCGCTTGCCACTGCCGAGATTGCTGTAACCGACGGTGCAACCAGCGTACTCCGGCGGCACGGTAATCCGGACGGTCCGCGGCTCGTGCTGTGTCATGGCAACGGGCTGGCGGCCGACCTGTATTACCCTTTCTGGTCCCTGCTTGCCGACCGTTTCGATATCGTGCTCTACGACCTCCGAAATCATGGCTGGAGTTCGTCGACCGATATCCGGACACACAACATCGCAACCTTCGTTTCGGACAATGCACACATCTTCCAGGGTATTGACCGGCACTTCGGCGAAAAGCCGAAGATCGGCGTGTTTCATTCCCTGTCTGCGGTAGTGGCGCTCAACCACGAGCCCCCGGGCGAAGAATTTGCGGCGCTTGTGCTCTTCGATCCGCCCATTTATCCTCCCAGCGGCGATCCTCTCGAAGTCGATGCCTTGTGGCGGAGGTCCGGCATTGTCGCCCAGATGCGCCAGGAATGGTTCGGAAGTCATGAGGATTTTGCAGACATGCTCCGGCGCCTACCGACGTTCGGGCGCCTGCAACCCGGCGTAGTAGAACTCTTCGCCGAGACGACGTTGCGCCCCGCCTCCAGGGGAAGGGGCTATAAACTCCGGTGCCCGCGCGAATACGAGTCCTGTATATTCGAGTATAGTTTCGCCTACAATTTCGAACCCCATGCGCACGACATCGCATGCCCCATCAAGGTGATAGGGGGAGACCCGACCATGCCTTTGTCGTTTTTGCCCAGCATGGATCTCACTGGTTTGGCCGGTCTCGACTACGACTTCGTGCCCGAGACCACCCATTTTCTCCAGCTTGAAAACCCTCGGGAATGCGCCGAGATTATGCTGGAGTTCCTCGAAGATCAGGGAGTCGCGTAG
- a CDS encoding MerC family mercury resistance protein: MEPLDYASRRNCLLPAFERAVLKNLVATAGREHEDSLSLRLDLSLMLSPLLPRRDTVKNFLATVPRSTYLASGSRLAACAAAWCGLHCALTPVLVAAAPALALSEGVERAVWVGTVLVGAVMLVLGPARKNAAVILTFGAGAVLWTASLAGWLEPLPETVTSAAGSLILAGALVLSARVCQTGACAVCGDEEHTGCLSERDGPR; encoded by the coding sequence GTGGAGCCTCTGGATTACGCATCGCGCCGGAATTGTCTATTGCCCGCTTTTGAGCGGGCGGTTCTGAAAAACCTCGTTGCGACTGCGGGACGCGAACATGAAGATTCCTTATCTTTGCGACTCGATCTCTCCCTAATGCTCTCCCCGCTCCTACCCCGACGCGATACCGTGAAGAATTTTCTCGCAACCGTTCCACGGAGCACGTATCTGGCTTCCGGATCCCGACTGGCGGCGTGCGCCGCAGCCTGGTGCGGTCTGCACTGCGCACTCACGCCGGTCCTGGTCGCGGCGGCGCCGGCGCTCGCGCTCTCCGAAGGCGTCGAGCGGGCCGTGTGGGTCGGGACCGTCCTTGTCGGCGCGGTAATGCTTGTCCTGGGCCCGGCCCGCAAGAACGCGGCCGTGATCCTCACTTTCGGCGCTGGAGCTGTGCTCTGGACAGCTTCCCTCGCCGGCTGGCTTGAGCCGCTGCCCGAGACCGTGACGTCAGCTGCCGGCAGCCTGATCCTCGCAGGCGCCCTCGTGCTGAGTGCGCGCGTCTGCCAGACCGGTGCGTGCGCGGTATGCGGCGACGAGGAGCACACGGGCTGTCTATCGGAACGTGACGGTCCTCGGTAA